The stretch of DNA GATTCCACAAAGGGACCAGATGAGGCAAAAATAAAGGTATGTCAATACCAGGAAGTTTACTTTCCATGCTCTTTGTAGAAATGAAATATTTCTGTTCCAATCTCTTCCCACTGCCATGGCATATTGTAATAGTTGGGCATTTGTTGGCAGACTTGATCTAGACTCCACTTAGCTTGTCAGAGTATTATACCAAGGTTCATAAAGTCTGTCAATTTAGGCTGTGATCATAGATTTTTTTTTGCATAGCTGAATATTTTGGTTATTTGTGACAATCAAGCATTGTTTTTGTGTAGTTGCAACATTTAATCTATTTATTTTGATTATATCAGGCTCTGCTTGATAGAACCAGCTATACACTTGATGTGACAACGGGTCAGCGCAAGTATGGAGGCCCCCCTCCAGAGTCTGTGTATTCAGGTGCTCAACCCACTATTGGAACAGAGGTATGGTCTTTACCTTTCAGTGAACAAACGCACATGAATGAGACCATCAAACATCTACAAATTGCTGTTTGTCCTAATGATGACATTTGTAGTTCTGGAGAGACTGAGAGCTTACTGCTAAGATCTGACTGGGCTTAAACTTAAAACACTAAAGtgtaataataaaaaaagaaCTTATCTCGTGCCTTTTAAGTTCTATAAATATTTTGTTTATTCATTTCCAGAACCGAGCACTTTCGCATCTGCTCGCAGATGTTTCTTCATGACATGTTCCCTCCCTTTCCAGATATTTGTTGGGAAAATTCCTCGAGACTTGTTTGAGGACGAGCTGGTGCCGCTCTTTGAGAAGGCGGGACCTATCTGGGATCTACGTCTAATGATGGATCCCCTTAGTGGCCTGAACAGGGGGTACGCCTTTGTCACTTTCTGCACTAAAGAGGCTGCCTCAGAGGCAGTAAACCTGGTGAGTGTGTCTTCGTGCCTTGAcgagggttgcaaaattccaggaactttcaataaattccctggttttccagaaatcctgattTGTAGGATTCCGCATTTCATAATTATTTGCTCCTGATTCCAGGAATCCTCCAACTGGGATTTCAGGAATACcggggaattttgcaaccctaacctTGACACTCCAGTTATGGCATCCTCTACAGCAGGGATATCCAACAGGTCGATCGCGACCTACCAGTAACTCACAGCCCACATATGAGTAGCtcgccaaacaattctgaaagtacatgcaATTTCCATATGTTCCACTGCAAACTGATAAACAAATCTCACCAGTATCCACTACGATCTAATCAACCCAACATTGACATTATCTCAACCCCTGGTTAGCCACTATTGGCTTAAAAAGCTAAATCTAACACAATCTGCCAGTTAATTTGCAGCAATATTGCCCCTGTCTGTGTGGTGCACGTATTTCTATCGCTCCGTGTGTAGCTAGTTGATGTGATACGTCTTGTGGGTTGACAGATGCTTTCCCCAAAGCcgtctcaattaaatgttaactgcaaagtaggctAACCTGGCAGAAGTCTATTATTTGTTACCTGGAAACGTTGCCACGAAAtttgagcagcagcagtacagaaccATCGCTAGACCGGCACATCAGATGGCACATTCCTCACCTGccagatgcacaattaaaggtAGAATTACACAAAAAATCGAAATGGCTTCATTTTCTTCCAGACTTATAAAAATGGTCTTCAGGTGTGATTTAAGCATTGTCATGGACTCAGAACATCCAATTTCGTAGTTTTTCTTTTGAACAATTGCATTTTTTATTTCAAAACAAATCTAAAACCAGGAAAAATTAAATTGAAAACATAATCTAGGGAAATATACAACATaatttggagagaaaaaaatcctttgtttattaaccattatttttCCTGGTATATTTACCGAAAacgcagtgcactactttctcttgtacagTAAGGACCTTGGGTTGCAAGGTCCTTACTTGTACAGTAAGGACCTTGGACCTTGTACAGTAAGGACCTTGGACCTTAAGAGTTGCGGGGGAGGGTGGAAAATGTGCCTATTTAAAagccaccattttttttttttaagtagctcATGTTAGAAAAGGTTGGAGAACCTTGCTCTATGGTATTCCTCAAATTTGTTTTCAGGCTTCATCTGTTTAATCAATTTGAAAATATGAACTTTCTGTGCCATGGTGGTTTCATATTTATGTTTGTCACCCTGGTTGACGAGTTCCTCTCTTTCCGTAGTGTAATAATCATGAAATACGCCCCGGCAAGCACATTGGAGTGTGTATATCTGTTGCCAATAACAGGCTGTTCGTCGGCTCCATCCCCAAGAGTAAAACGAAAGAGCAGATGGTTGAGGAGTTTGCTAAAGTCACAGGTAAGAAACATCTTTGCTGATGGGTGAGATTAGGGCTCTTCATTTTATTAAATTAATGACATGTCTTCTGGTTGTAGCTAACTACATCAAGAGCAGATTTGCTTTAGCTATGAGAATGTGATATTTAATGCATTTCAAACCTGAACTGACTTTTTCTTTTTCCAACAGAGGGTCTTAATGATGTCATACTGTACCATCAGCCGGATGACAAAAAGAAGAACAGAGGTTTTTGCTTTTTGGAATACGAGGACCACAAAACTGCTGCTCAGGCCAGACGCAGGCTGATGAGTGGCAAGGTGAAAGTCTGGGGGAACGTGGTTACTGTGGAATGGGCAGACCCCATCGAGGAACCCGATTCGGAGGTCATGGCCAAGGTAGGTGATCTGATTTATTACAAAGTGATGAAACACTGGATAAATGAGGGTGTATCCCCAATgataccctattccttatatagtgcactacttttgactaggggcCATTGGACCTGCGcagaagttgtgcactatatagggtgtcaTATGGGACGACGCCAGGGTTTCTGAATGTTGCCTATTTAACTTTATCTCTCGTATAAAAATCCCTCTGTTGAAGGACAGGGGATGTACATTGATTGGTTTCCCACCTGAAGTCTTGCTTCATAGGCTTGCAGTTGAAAATTGATCAACCTCAAGTCTTGCATTTAACAAAATACAACAGCTAGTCTTTAACTGGGTGGAGATCACACTGACGTCTTTGTGGAAACCATGTAATTCATAACACGTTTCCTTTCATGCATTTCAATCCACAGGTCAAAGTTTTGTTTGTTCGAAACCTTGCGAACAGTGTTACGGAAGAAATACTGGAAAAATCCTTTGGCCAGTTTGGTAGACTGGAGCGAGTGAAAAAGCTGAAAGATTACGCGTTCATTCACTTTGATGAGAGAGACAGTGCAGTCAAGGTACTGCCGTTGAGTGATAATATAATGAGAATACACTGCTGTAAGTACATGACGGTGCATAGGTGTGTAATTGTATGATGACTGTAGTTTGCCACCATCTCCACAGGCATTGGCTGAAATGAATGGCAAAGATTTAGAGGGAGAGCACATTGACATAGTCTTTGCAAAGCCCCCTGATCAGAAGAGGAAAGAACGCAAAGCTCAGAGACAAGCAGCCAAAACAAACATGTAAGAAGTCTTCCCAAATGTTACACCTCTTTACAAAAGGCTCCACTTTTCAAAGCCCAAATTGAAATAGTTGCATGACCAATTCTAAGTTCTAATCCCATAAGAACAGTAATGAGTCCATATGTGTATAGTGCCTTGAACATTTTTGCATTGTTCTGCTTGTCTTTCCCACATAGGTATGATGATTATTATTACAACTACGGCCCCCCTCAGTTGCCCCCTCCCACAAGAGGCGGAAGGAGTAGAGGTGGTGGTAGGGGAGGGTATGCTTACCCCCCTGACTATTATGGCTACGAGGATTACTACGATTATTATGGTTATGACTACCACAATTACCGTGACGGATACGAGGACCCCTACTACGGCTATGATGACTATCAGGCTCCCGCTAGAGGAAGAGGGGGCAGAAGTGCCTGGGGGCCATCTCCAGCCAGAGGCCGAGGCGGTGCAGGCGCTTTCAGGGGCAGAGGTGGCTTCTCACCGCGTGGTGGTCCAGGATCAAGCAGAGGAGGTGTACGAGGTGCCAGAGGAGGTGTGCAGCAGAGAGGCCGCGGCGGGGTACGTGGTGCAAGGGGTGGCCGCGGTGGAAATGTAGGAGGAAAGCGCAAAGCTGATGGGTACAACCAGCCAGATTCCAAGCGGCGCCAGACCAATAATCAGAACTGGGGCTCTCAACCCATTGCTCAGCAACCGCTCCAAGGTGGTGATCGTTCTGGTAACTATGGTTACAAATCTGACAACCAGGAGTTTTATCAGGATTCTTTTGGGCAACAGTGGAAGTAGAACTTTAGGGCTATGATTTCAAATCCTTTTTTTTAGAGGCTTGATCTGATTAGTCGTAAATCCATACGGTCACCTCCATTTTTTCCAATTTGGTAACATCTGGCAAGTTTTGTCTTGTATATAATAATCCGCTTGGATTTGAACCGTAGATACAAACCCACCTGCTTCTGGCGAACTGGTACATTTTTTATAAAGTTGATTGTGATTTCCATAATGTTTTGACATTTTAAATTTGCAGTCATGTGCTCCAGCTCTCTATTTGGCTATAGTAGTATTATGTATGTTTTTAGCAATTCTGATCTCCATGTCTTAAGTAGCTAACAGCAACAACGCTTATGTCTCTTAAATATGAAGCCTCGCTTTTTAAAACAAATGAAATTACAATTTGTATGTTACACAAGGTAATTCTAGGAAATAGCTTGtcttgtgaaaaaaaaaaaaaaaaggactaGTCCTATTTTTTGCCTTTACATTTTGGCTTGTATTCTTTGCTGTTTGTCTGCTttaataaacatacacacacaagtgtacaaAACTTCAAATTGTGTTGCAAATTCATGTTTCGGCAAATTCTCTCTTTAAATTGCCTTCAAATTTAAGGCTCCTTGTGGAAGAGAAGGACTAAAGGTTTGCCTATGTTAGCCACATGCTGCAACGTCACTTTTGCATGCCATCAAATTTATCACCTAGTTCAGCAGTCGGCATCTTTCCACAATTTAAGTGTTACTTATGTGTAGAGACATACCCCATTAGAGCATTAAAAAAAATGAAACGCCATATCTCAAACATTGTCAATTTGATTTAACTTTTTTTTGTAGACgaaatttaaatggattttcatTAAAGACATGCCCTGAAAACAAGTGTGAAATCTTTCTCTGGTGGCCACTTCAAATCTGTACCTTCGGCTATTAAGAAAGCACAATTTGTGAAGCTTTTCGTGTCTTAGGAAGATCTATATAGTCATTGGTAGCCTTAACACTGATCTTGCATGTTTCTCAAATTCCTAATTGAGTAATGGTGGGAAATAATTGTCATGCatggactgtctgtctgtagagcTTGTAGTTTGGCCATAACCCCTAATCTTTCCACATCCCAACTACTTAACTTGTCTCCTTTTAAAGAACACAGCAAAGCCACTGTTCTGCTTGACCTTTTCCTAAAGGCATAGACTTGTTGCATGTGACGTTGAAAGGTGTGGAAGTCGATGAATGCTTACAAGAGTTTTTGTCTTTAATGTGCAGTAGCCCATTTTCTGTAGTTACATGTGTGTAGATGTTATGTGGTCTTCTGTTGTGGTCTATCTTCTAATTGCATCCTTTTGTTACCTGACTAGCAGGGAAAAGAGGTCGAGGCCGATCCTGACCTGTAACTATGAAGACTGACCTGCTACTTACTGTATGTGGGGGTTACACCAGGAAGCTGCCAATGGAGTGATGGTAAGGTCAACTCAATGGTCCAATGATATTCCAGCCTTAAAGCAGCATATCTCCCAGAACTGCTACAGGAGAAGATGATCAAAAGAGAACTCAAATCACTTGCTTGGACTTTTTTTTATTAACCTGTCACCTTCCCCCATATCCCCAAAGAATATGCCATTTTAAATGACTGAAGATGTTGA from Salvelinus fontinalis isolate EN_2023a chromosome 20, ASM2944872v1, whole genome shotgun sequence encodes:
- the LOC129817594 gene encoding heterogeneous nuclear ribonucleoprotein Q isoform X4; translation: MMSGDMVTDQVNGNGTEEPMDTTTVDTTAAEVKHSDHFQTLLDAGLPQKIAEKLDAIYVAGLVAHSDLDERAIEALKEFNEEGALQVLLQFKESDLSHVQNKSAFLCGVMKTYRQREKQGTKVSDSTKGPDEAKIKALLDRTSYTLDVTTGQRKYGGPPPESVYSGAQPTIGTEIFVGKIPRDLFEDELVPLFEKAGPIWDLRLMMDPLSGLNRGYAFVTFCTKEAASEAVNLCNNHEIRPGKHIGVCISVANNRLFVGSIPKSKTKEQMVEEFAKVTEGLNDVILYHQPDDKKKNRGFCFLEYEDHKTAAQARRRLMSGKVKVWGNVVTVEWADPIEEPDSEVMAKVKVLFVRNLANSVTEEILEKSFGQFGRLERVKKLKDYAFIHFDERDSAVKALAEMNGKDLEGEHIDIVFAKPPDQKRKERKAQRQAAKTNMYDDYYYNYGPPQLPPPTRGGRSRGGGRGGYAYPPDYYGYEDYYDYYGYDYHNYRDGYEDPYYGYDDYQAPARGRGGRSAWGPSPARGRGGAGAFRGRGGFSPRGGPGSSRGGVRGARGGVQQRGRGGVRGARGGRGGNVGGKRKADGYNQPDSKRRQTNNQNWGSQPIAQQPLQAGKRGRGRS
- the LOC129817594 gene encoding heterogeneous nuclear ribonucleoprotein Q isoform X7, whose product is MMSGDMVTDQVNGNGTEEPMDTTTVDTTAAEVKHSDHFQTLLDAGLPQKIAEKLDAIYVAGLVAHSDLDERAIEALKEFNEEGALQVLLQFKESDLSHVQNKSAFLCGVMKTYRQREKQGTKVSDSTKGPDEAKIKALLDRTSYTLDVTTGQRKYGGPPPESVYSGAQPTIGTEIFVGKIPRDLFEDELVPLFEKAGPIWDLRLMMDPLSGLNRGYAFVTFCTKEAASEAVNLCNNHEIRPGKHIGVCISVANNRLFVGSIPKSKTKEQMVEEFAKVTEGLNDVILYHQPDDKKKNRGFCFLEYEDHKTAAQARRRLMSGKVKVWGNVVTVEWADPIEEPDSEVMAKVKVLFVRNLANSVTEEILEKSFGQFGRLERVKKLKDYAFIHFDERDSAVKALAEMNGKDLEGEHIDIVFAKPPDQKRKERKAQRQAAKTNMYDDYYYNYGPPQLPPPTRGGRSRGGGRGGYAYPPDYYGYEDYYDYYGYDYHNYRDGYEDPYYGYDDYQAPARGRGGRSAWGPSPARGRGGAGAFRGRGGFSPRGGPGSSRGGVRGARGGVQQRGRGGGKEVEADPDL
- the LOC129817594 gene encoding heterogeneous nuclear ribonucleoprotein Q isoform X6, with amino-acid sequence MMSGDMVTDQVNGNGTEEPMDTTTVDTTAAEVKHSDHFQTLLDAGLPQKIAEKLDAIYVAGLVAHSDLDERAIEALKEFNEEGALQVLLQFKESDLSHVQNKSAFLCGVMKTYRQREKQGTKVSDSTKGPDEAKIKALLDRTSYTLDVTTGQRKYGGPPPESVYSGAQPTIGTEIFVGKIPRDLFEDELVPLFEKAGPIWDLRLMMDPLSGLNRGYAFVTFCTKEAASEAVNLCNNHEIRPGKHIGVCISVANNRLFVGSIPKSKTKEQMVEEFAKVTEGLNDVILYHQPDDKKKNRGFCFLEYEDHKTAAQARRRLMSGKVKVWGNVVTVEWADPIEEPDSEVMAKVKVLFVRNLANSVTEEILEKSFGQFGRLERVKKLKDYAFIHFDERDSAVKALAEMNGKDLEGEHIDIVFAKPPDQKRKERKAQRQAAKTNMYDDYYYNYGPPQLPPPTRGGRSRGGGRGGYAYPPDYYGYEDYYDYYGYDYHNYRDGYEDPYYGYDDYQAPARGRGGRSAWGPSPARGRGGAGAFRGRGGFSPRGGPGSSRGGVRGARGGVQQRGRGGQGKEVEADPDL
- the LOC129817594 gene encoding heterogeneous nuclear ribonucleoprotein Q isoform X3 gives rise to the protein MMSGDMVTDQVNGNGTEEPMDTTTVDTTAAEVKHSDHFQTLLDAGLPQKIAEKLDAIYVAGLVAHSDLDERAIEALKEFNEEGALQVLLQFKESDLSHVQNKSAFLCGVMKTYRQREKQGTKVSDSTKGPDEAKIKALLDRTSYTLDVTTGQRKYGGPPPESVYSGAQPTIGTEIFVGKIPRDLFEDELVPLFEKAGPIWDLRLMMDPLSGLNRGYAFVTFCTKEAASEAVNLCNNHEIRPGKHIGVCISVANNRLFVGSIPKSKTKEQMVEEFAKVTEGLNDVILYHQPDDKKKNRGFCFLEYEDHKTAAQARRRLMSGKVKVWGNVVTVEWADPIEEPDSEVMAKVKVLFVRNLANSVTEEILEKSFGQFGRLERVKKLKDYAFIHFDERDSAVKALAEMNGKDLEGEHIDIVFAKPPDQKRKERKAQRQAAKTNMYDDYYYNYGPPQLPPPTRGGRSRGGGRGGYAYPPDYYGYEDYYDYYGYDYHNYRDGYEDPYYGYDDYQAPARGRGGRSAWGPSPARGRGGAGAFRGRGGFSPRGGPGSSRGGVRGARGGVQQRGRGGVRGARGGRGGNVGGKRKADGYNQPDSKRRQTNNQNWGSQPIAQQPLQGGDRSGKRGRGRS
- the LOC129817594 gene encoding heterogeneous nuclear ribonucleoprotein Q isoform X2 — translated: MMSGDMVTDQVNGNGTEEPMDTTTVDTTAAEVKHSDHFQTLLDAGLPQKIAEKLDAIYVAGLVAHSDLDERAIEALKEFNEEGALQVLLQFKESDLSHVQNKSAFLCGVMKTYRQREKQGTKVSDSTKGPDEAKIKALLDRTSYTLDVTTGQRKYGGPPPESVYSGAQPTIGTEIFVGKIPRDLFEDELVPLFEKAGPIWDLRLMMDPLSGLNRGYAFVTFCTKEAASEAVNLCNNHEIRPGKHIGVCISVANNRLFVGSIPKSKTKEQMVEEFAKVTEGLNDVILYHQPDDKKKNRGFCFLEYEDHKTAAQARRRLMSGKVKVWGNVVTVEWADPIEEPDSEVMAKVKVLFVRNLANSVTEEILEKSFGQFGRLERVKKLKDYAFIHFDERDSAVKALAEMNGKDLEGEHIDIVFAKPPDQKRKERKAQRQAAKTNMYDDYYYNYGPPQLPPPTRGGRSRGGGRGGYAYPPDYYGYEDYYDYYGYDYHNYRDGYEDPYYGYDDYQAPARGRGGRSAWGPSPARGRGGAGAFRGRGGFSPRGGPGSSRGGVRGARGGVQQRGRGGVRGARGGRGGNVGGKRKADGYNQPDSKRRQTNNQNWGSQPIAQQPLQGGDRSAGKRGRGRS
- the LOC129817594 gene encoding heterogeneous nuclear ribonucleoprotein Q isoform X5 yields the protein MMSGDMVTDQVNGNGTEEPMDTTTVDTTAAEVKHSDHFQTLLDAGLPQKIAEKLDAIYVAGLVAHSDLDERAIEALKEFNEEGALQVLLQFKESDLSHVQNKSAFLCGVMKTYRQREKQGTKVSDSTKGPDEAKIKALLDRTSYTLDVTTGQRKYGGPPPESVYSGAQPTIGTEIFVGKIPRDLFEDELVPLFEKAGPIWDLRLMMDPLSGLNRGYAFVTFCTKEAASEAVNLCNNHEIRPGKHIGVCISVANNRLFVGSIPKSKTKEQMVEEFAKVTEGLNDVILYHQPDDKKKNRGFCFLEYEDHKTAAQARRRLMSGKVKVWGNVVTVEWADPIEEPDSEVMAKVKVLFVRNLANSVTEEILEKSFGQFGRLERVKKLKDYAFIHFDERDSAVKALAEMNGKDLEGEHIDIVFAKPPDQKRKERKAQRQAAKTNMYDDYYYNYGPPQLPPPTRGGRSRGGGRGGYAYPPDYYGYEDYYDYYGYDYHNYRDGYEDPYYGYDDYQAPARGRGGRSAWGPSPARGRGGAGAFRGRGGFSPRGGPGSSRGGVRGARGGVQQRGRGGVRGARGGRGGNVGGKRKADGYNQPDSKRRQTNNQNWGSQPIAQQPLQGKRGRGRS
- the LOC129817594 gene encoding heterogeneous nuclear ribonucleoprotein Q isoform X1, whose translation is MMSGDMVTDQVNGNGTEEPMDTTTVDTTAAEVKHSDHFQTLLDAGLPQKIAEKLDAIYVAGLVAHSDLDERAIEALKEFNEEGALQVLLQFKESDLSHVQNKSAFLCGVMKTYRQREKQGTKVSDSTKGPDEAKIKALLDRTSYTLDVTTGQRKYGGPPPESVYSGAQPTIGTEIFVGKIPRDLFEDELVPLFEKAGPIWDLRLMMDPLSGLNRGYAFVTFCTKEAASEAVNLCNNHEIRPGKHIGVCISVANNRLFVGSIPKSKTKEQMVEEFAKVTEGLNDVILYHQPDDKKKNRGFCFLEYEDHKTAAQARRRLMSGKVKVWGNVVTVEWADPIEEPDSEVMAKVKVLFVRNLANSVTEEILEKSFGQFGRLERVKKLKDYAFIHFDERDSAVKALAEMNGKDLEGEHIDIVFAKPPDQKRKERKAQRQAAKTNMYDDYYYNYGPPQLPPPTRGGRSRGGGRGGYAYPPDYYGYEDYYDYYGYDYHNYRDGYEDPYYGYDDYQAPARGRGGRSAWGPSPARGRGGAGAFRGRGGFSPRGGPGSSRGGVRGARGGVQQRGRGGVRGARGGRGGNVGGKRKADGYNQPDSKRRQTNNQNWGSQPIAQQPLQGGDRSGNYGYKSDNQEFYQDSFGQQWK